The following proteins are encoded in a genomic region of Cygnus olor isolate bCygOlo1 chromosome 11, bCygOlo1.pri.v2, whole genome shotgun sequence:
- the HMG20A gene encoding high mobility group protein 20A isoform X2, which yields MENLVAGSTLPPLFADEDGSKEGSDITVTGVAHSESSFTGGASQSVNNPDLVEDLSQVQQLQNESSNTAENTEQKPEEEQQRTKRGGWAKGRKRKKPLRDSNAPKSPLTGYVRFMNERREQLRAKRPEVPFPEITRMLGNEWSKLPPEEKRRYLDEADRDKERYMRELEQYQKTEAYKVFSRKAQDRQKGKSHRQDGARQPVHDHEKEADTKERSVFDIPIFTEEFLNHSKAREAELRQLRKSNMEFEERNAALQKHVESMRTAVEKLEVDVIQERSRNTVLQQHLETLRQALTTSFAGVPLPGSGETPTMETIDSYMNRLHGIIMANPQENENLIATVRDVVNRLER from the exons AGTAGCTCATTCTGAGAGTTCATTCACTGGTGGAGCTTCACAGTCTGTGAATAACCCAGATTTGGTGGAGGATTTGTCACAGGttcagcagctgcaaaatgaGTCTTCTAATACTGCTGAAAACACTGAGCAGAAACCTGAGGAGGAG cagcaaagaacTAAACGAGGAGGCTGGGCcaaagggagaaagaggaagaaacctCTTAGGGACAGCAAtgcccccaaatcccccctcACAGGGTATGTGAGATTCATGAATGAGCGTAGGGAGCAGCTTCGAGCGAAGAGGCCTGAAGTCCCTTTCCCAGAGATCACCAGGATGCTGGGCAATGAATGGAGTAAACTGCCTCCTGAGGAGAAACGG CGATACCTTGATGAAGCAGATAGAGATAAGGAGCGTTATATGCGGGAACTGGAGCAGTATCAGAAGACTGAAGCCTACAAAGTCTTCAGCAGAAAAGCGCAGGACAGACAAAAAGGCAAATCACACCGACAAG atggAGCAAGACAGCCAGTCCATGATCACGAG AAAGAAGCAGACACAAAAGAGAGATCTGTTTTTGATATTCCAATATTCACAGAAGAGTTTCTGAATCACAGTAAAG CACGTGAAGCTGAGCTGCGACAGCTGCGTAAATCCAACATGGAGTTTGAGGAGAGGaatgctgctctgcagaaacatGTTGAGAGTATGCGTACTGCAGTGGAGAAACTGGAGGTGGATGTGATACAAGAGCGTAGCCGCAATACAGTGTTGCAACAGCATCTTGAGACCTTACGGCAGGCACTCACAACCAGCTTTGCTGGAGTCCCACTGCCAG GTAGCGGAGAAACACCTACAATGGAAACTATCGATTCCTACATGAATAGGCTGCATGGTATTATTATGGCTAACCCACAGGAGAACGAGAACCTCATAGCCACGGTCCGAGATGTGGTGAACCGACTTGAACGCTAG